A genomic segment from Nicotiana sylvestris chromosome 1, ASM39365v2, whole genome shotgun sequence encodes:
- the LOC138873140 gene encoding uncharacterized protein gives MKNRQEPPKPLSTKRADNIITRGDEVNGVTYTAAQKTSKVTITHGKRVRQVLDGNSISFNNEDVDGLTIPHNDALLISLLINDTNIKRVLIDTGSSVNIILLRVVNEMQANADVIPKA, from the coding sequence ATGAAGAACAGACAAGAGCCCCCGAAACCTCTATCAACAAAAAGAGCAGACAACATAATAACTAGGGGAGATGAGGTCAATGGAGTAACATATACAGCTGCACAAAAGACGTCAAAAGTAACAATTACCCACGGGAAGCGAGTTCGCCAAGTCTTGGATGGCAACAGTATATCATTCAATAATGAAGATGTGGACGGCTTGACGAttcctcacaatgatgcactgctAATATCGTTGCTTATAAATGATACTAAtataaaacgagttttgattgatacAGGTAGCTCAGTAAACATCATTTTATTGAGGGTGGtgaatgaaatgcaagctaaCGCTGATGTCATACCAAAAGCATGA